A segment of the Acidimicrobiales bacterium genome:
TCGCCACCGGCCTCAACTTCCCCGACGCCCTGGCCGCCGGCCCCGCCGCCTCCGTCGCCCGCGGTCCCGTGCTGCTCACCCGACCCGACGGCCTCCCCGAGGCCACCACCACCCAGCTCACCCGCCTGCGACCCCAACGCATCGTGGTCGCCGGCGGCACCGCCGCCATCCCCCAGACCGTCACCGACCAGCTCGCCCAGTACGGCCAGGTCGTCCGCCTGGCCGGCGCCGACCGCTACGCCACCGCCGCCAAGCTCTCCGCCTACGCCTTCCCCAACGGCCTCCCCGCCGGCGCCGTCGTCGTCATCGCCTCCGGCGAAGGCTTCGCCGACGCCCTCGCCGGTGGCGCCCTGGCCGCCATCCCCCAACAGAACCCCCTCCTGCTCGTCGCCCGCGACCGCCTCCCCGACCCCACCGCCGCCGAGCTCGCCCGCCTGAGGCCCACCTACATCCTCATCGTGGGCGGCCCCAACGCCATCTCCGACGCCGTCGCCCAACAGCTGGCCGCCTACGGCCAGATCGCCCGCGCCGCCGGAGCGGATCGCTACGACACCGCCGTCCAGCTCGCCCTGGCCGTCACCGACAACGGCGCCGTCAGCCCCGGCTACCTGCTGGTGGCCACCGGACTGGACTTCCCCGACGCCCTCGTCGCCGGCGCCGGCGGCTGGCCCCTGCTCCTCACCCGCCCCGACACCCTCCCCGACGGCGTCCGCGCCGCCATCACCACCATCGACCCCGGCAGCGTCGCCATCTTCGGCGGCACCCGCGCCGTCTCCGAGACCGTCCACACGCAGATCGACGCCGCCCTCGACGCCGCCGCGGCCTGACCCCCACCACGTTCTGCGTCCCGAACAGCCCGCAATCCGGGCCACCCGGGACGCAGAACCCGATGGGGCGGGATCTCAGGACGGCAGGGTCGCCTCCACCGCGGCCACGACGTCGTCGGAGAGCGGCTCGGTCATGGGCCGGAACCGGGCCACGATCTCGCCGTCGGGCGACACCAGGAACTTCTCGAAGTTCCACTGGACGTCGCCGGCCTTGCCCTCGGCGTCGGCCACCTCGGTGAGCTCGGCGTAGATCGGGTGGCGGCCCTCACCGTTCACGTCGATCTTCTCGAACAGGGGGAAGGTCACCCCGTAGGTGGTGCTGCAGAACGTCGCGATCTCCTCGGCCGAGCCGGGCTCCTGGCCCAGGAACTGGTTGCACGGGAACCCGAGCACCTCGAACCCCCGGTCGGCGAAGCGCTCGTGCAGCTCCTCCAGCCCGGCGTACTGAGGCGTCAGCCCGCACTTGGAGGCCACGTTCACGAGCAGCAGGGCCTTGCCCCGGTGCTCGGCCAGCGAGCTGGGCTCGCCCTGCAGGGTGTTGATCGGGACGTCGAAGATGGACACGGCTCTCCCCCGGGCTGTCGGCGACTACGGGACCCACAACCCCTGCCGGGCCCGGGACCTTCCCGCCCGGCCCAACGCCTACGGCGCGCCTCCCTCGCCGGACGCGGCGTCGGCGTCGGCGTCGGCGTCGAGCACGGCGATCACCCTGCCCGTCGCGGCATGCCCGTCGACCAGGTGGGCCTCGGCCCGGACGCGGTCCAGCCGCCCGAGCAGCCCGGCCAGGCGCCGGGCGACCTCGTCGTCGGGCAGGTCGAGCACGAGCACGAGGTCGTCGGCGCCTGCCACCGCCCAGGCCCGGACGACCGCCGCGTCCGGCGCGTCCACGTGGCGGCGGAGCTCCTCCGCCAGGGCGGCGGCACCGGCGAGGTCGTCCCGGTCGCGATCGGTGAGGAGCAGCAGGGCGAGGTGGTTGGGCACGGCGGTCTCCCTCGAGCGCGGGAGCGCCAGTCTCGCGGACCGCCCAGCCCGGGACCTCGTGCCCTGGTGGCACCACCCCCACGGCGCGACCCTGGTGGCGTCGGACGGGAGGCGCGGATGCGCGTGCTCCGAGGAATCGCATGCCTGGCCCTCGTGGTCACCGCCCTGCTGGCGACCGCGCGCCCGGCGGAAGCCGCCGACCAGGGTGAGCCCTGGTACGGCGTCGCCGACGACGGCAACCCCACCGTGGTGCTGTGGTTCTTCTGGTCGAGGACCTGCCCGCACTGCCGGGCGGCCGAGCCCCACCTGGCCGAGCT
Coding sequences within it:
- a CDS encoding cell wall-binding repeat-containing protein, which produces MVRSTRRRALGAAVALALLSALFVAQAPPAAAAGTMLRIRVEAVPATVTQSFKVEIMLDAYPNPLPGDLDIFVDFSVGRESVTLQPGGSRDLPVPTDTGSIAAAFVPYANETTQGLPPGFTLSATVNGAPVDIPADPDDWVVRQGRGVAFMTWWPSDTGLMAPGFPPTDPNLTRRFYQCTAGQVCDVVLTYTKTETPPEPPPPPPPEPGPGPQPPTDRTFRVSGPDRYGTAGAFAAYWPTGTTSAFVATGLNFPDALAAGPAASVARGPVLLTRPDGLPEATTTQLTRLRPQRIVVAGGTAAIPQTVTDQLAQYGQVVRLAGADRYATAAKLSAYAFPNGLPAGAVVVIASGEGFADALAGGALAAIPQQNPLLLVARDRLPDPTAAELARLRPTYILIVGGPNAISDAVAQQLAAYGQIARAAGADRYDTAVQLALAVTDNGAVSPGYLLVATGLDFPDALVAGAGGWPLLLTRPDTLPDGVRAAITTIDPGSVAIFGGTRAVSETVHTQIDAALDAAAA
- a CDS encoding glutathione peroxidase — encoded protein: MSIFDVPINTLQGEPSSLAEHRGKALLLVNVASKCGLTPQYAGLEELHERFADRGFEVLGFPCNQFLGQEPGSAEEIATFCSTTYGVTFPLFEKIDVNGEGRHPIYAELTEVADAEGKAGDVQWNFEKFLVSPDGEIVARFRPMTEPLSDDVVAAVEATLPS